The DNA segment TGTTTTCTGCTTTTATTACCGTCATGTTTTTAATCTATTCCTTTTCTACAATAAGTTTTTTTAAGTGCCTCAAAGTACAAACAATTTTCATTAAGTCTTCTTTTTCTGTAGCGTCGTACCCTCCACTTACGCAAAAAATATCTTTTTTGAGAGTTGCAAAGAACCAATTCCTTTCTATTACATAGCATCCGTAGATATATTTGTTATTTTTATTTTGTTCTCGGGCAATGAGCATAGCGGCGAGCATTTGTCCTTGCGCATCATTTTTTCCATATTCATTTGCTTTTTTTAATTCTTGCATAAAAAAATAAGGTACATCCGGTTCCCCCGAAAAGGTATAAGAAGCCATCATTCCATCACAAATAACCGATAATTCTTTATTTTCAACTATACCAGATATAGAGCGTTCATAAAAAAATTTACATATTCCTTTGATATTGAGATTTGCTACGTGCATTATAAGAGAGATAAAGTGCATTTTTAACTCCTCTTCATTCCATCCCCAATGCAATGTATTGTATTTCTCTATTGCACTCTGTAAAAGAAGATTGTCCTCGTTACTTATATTTTCAAAATAGTTGAGCCACGTGGTTAATCTTTCACAAGAATCTGATACCTGTATCCTAAAAGCATTTATTACTTTGTTACTTCTTAAGTTATAAAACTTTTCCGGTTTTTGTTTTGTAATATCCATTAGAGTATTTTTTTTAGAGTATTTTTTTGTAATAATCAATAATATACTGAAAAACTCCTAAAAGTTTTGGAATATTATCCAAATAATATGTTTCTGTATCTAATTATAAGAGAGAATTCAATCGCATAAACTTCCATTCGCGCCCCGTAGTCACACATCCATAAATATATGGGACGGGTGTTTTCTTATTTTCATTAAATTTTTTAGAAGCATACATTTGAACGGCACATTGGGGTATTCCTAAGTCAATATCTTGTTTTTTTGCTTCTACTACTTGCATTATAGGGTAGTTCAATACTAAACTTTCTACATTTTTTGTAATGATAAAATCACATTTTCCAGTGAGTTCTTTATCTACCTTCAGGTTTATTCCAGAATAAATAGATATATATTTATTATTCTGCTGTCTTACTTCAGTGAGAATAGGAGCAACTATAAATTCAGAACGAGCTTTTTCTGTCCAGATAGGATATTCTTTTGCTATTTCTAAGCATGTTGTAATCCATTGGCTCGGTTTTACTAGTGGTATGTCTGAAAATAAATTATTTGTTTTACTTTTCACCCCATATTTTTCGTGGAGCATTTCTAAAGATATATTTTTATATGCCATTTTTCTTAATATTTGAAAACAAGGAGATACCTATTTTACAATATATACTTTGATAATTTTTTTAAATTATTGGCTCATAAAGAATCAAATGATCTTGTATTTTTGAAATAAATATAAAATATTTTGAATGTATCTCATTATCTTTACTTCTATAATGTAAACAATGAGTGTTATTTAAAAATAAACGAACAAATTCTAAATATATTTTTTATTTTCATATTTTTTGTTTTGTGTATTATTACTCCAAAATATTTTTAAAAATATTGCTAAAATACAAATCATTTTTAGTATATTTGGCTTTTGGGTAAACTGAACGGATGTAATCATACTTTTTTAATATTAAATGAGTGTAAGAATATATTGAATATATTTGGTTCAAAAGCATTTTAAAATAAATAATAAATAGAAAGAAATATATTGAGAATGAACATAAGACATGGTATGATTATTGTGGGGATGGTAGTGCTTGCTAACAATACTCTTTTTGGGCAGATAAATACTGAAAATGAACAGTTAGAGTATATCAGAAGGCAAGCAGAGCAATTGGGAATTTCAGAAAAAGAGTTATTGGAAGTGTATAAAAAAAATGGACGGGAAGACCTCATTATAAAATCAAAAATAGAAGAACAAAAGCAGAACCGTTTGAAACAAAATCAAAAAATAAGTACAAAAAAAGATGATTTTGATGCTGAAAGAAACAAAGAACCTGTCTCAGTAGATGATATATTAGTGGAAGAAGATGAGGAGGAAGAGAGTGGTTCCCCAAAAAGATTTAAACTTACAAAAAAAGAGGACAAAATATTTGGGTACAAATTATTTAAAAAACGGAATCTTGATTTTATACCAAGTGACCAAACCGCTACCCCTAAAAATTATATATTAGGCGGAGGAGATGAGCTTATAATAGAGGTGTATGGTGCTTACCAAAAAACATATAGAGTAGAGGTTTCTCCCGATGGCAATATTAACGTGCCTGTTATTGGTATAGTAAGTGTTTCTGGATTATCCATTGATGTAATGAAGAAATTGTTAATAGAAAAACTTTCTAAAATACATGCAGGAATAAAGGGTTCTAATCCAAACACTTTTATTCAGGTAAGTTTAGGAAATATGAGAACGATAAAAGTTAATGTGGTTGGTGAAGTTAAGAATCCGGGGGCCTACCTTCTGCCTTCTTTTTCTCCGGTTTTTCATGCTCTTTATTCTGCGGGTGGTCCTTCTATTTTAGGAACACTTCGGCATATACAAGTATATAGATTAGGAAAACTTATTACAGAAGTAGATGTATATACTTTTTTATTACATGGCGATGTATCAGGAAATATAAGATTAGAAGATAATGACGTGGTTCTGGTGAGACGAATAGAAAATAGAATTGAAGTAAAAGGGCAGGTGAGGACCCCTGGATATTATGAAATGAAACCCCAAGAAACTGTCTTAGATCTTTTAAAATATGTGGGAGGATTTACAGATATGGCATATAAAGAGGAGATAAAAGTTGTTAGCACTTACCGAAATGAAAAAGAAGCAAAAGATGTTTCCAAACAAAATTATGGTTCTTTTACCTTCAAAGATGGAGATAGAGTGGAAATATCTAAAATTTTAAGTGCTGTTTCTCAAAAAGTTCAAGTAGCAGGTGCTGTTTTCAGAGAGGGCATATATGAATACACGAAAGGTATGACTCTCAAACAATTAGTGTATAAAGCGGGAGGTGTAAGAAAAGATGCTTTTATGGATAGAGCAATTATCTATAGAACTGAAAAAAAATTGCAATACAGTACTGTTTCCATCAACCTCAATACAGCATTAGATAGTTTAGCAGAAGACTTTATTTTACAAGAATCTGACGTTTTACATCTACCGAGTATATATGATATACGAGAAGAATTTTATGTGCAAATTACAGGAGAAGTAAATAAACCTGGCTATTTTCCCTATTTAGAAAATATGACAGTAGCAGACCTTATAATAGCAAGTGGTGGGATAAAAAACTCTGCTTCTAAGATGTATATAGAAATAGCAAGAAGAACCCAAGACAAGAGAGAGGATCCTCTTACTGAAATTATAAGAGTTAATATACCCGAATCTTTTTATTTTTTTGAAAAAGATACTATTAATAATATCATTCTATCGCCTTTTGATTATGTATTTATAAGAAAAAATCCAAGTTATGAAGAGCAAAAAACAGTGAACGTTATGGGAGAAGTGGTATATCCGGGTGAATATGCCCTTGAAAATAACCAAATATATCTATCTGATATTCTCAAAAGATGTGGGTTATTTACTAAATATGCATATATAGAAGGGGCATCTTTGAAACGTAGAACTGAAAAATATATAAAAGAAGAAAAAATAGATGCTGATTTAAAAAAATATAAGCAGATATCCGATTATTTGAAAAATACTATCAAAGAATCTGATGCTTCTATTCAAACAAACATAAAAAGATTGGATATAAAAATACAAGAAATTTTTTTACAAAAACAAGAAAAATATATTCAAGAACAAGATACTACTTCTCAAAAGACTGAAAAACGAAAAGAAAATGAAGACCAATTTACAGAAGAATATGAAAATGTGGATATAAACTTGCCTAACATTATAAAAAAACCAAAAAGTAAGCAAGATATAATTTTAAAAGAAGGTGATATTATACTTATTCCTTCGCAACTAGAAACAGTAAAAGTTCGAGGAGAGGTTTTACATCCTACTTCTATGCGATATGATGGTACTAATAGATTTAGAACCTACATAAATAGATCGGGAGGGTTTTCTTTTAAAGCAAAAAAAGGAAGTTGTTACGTTATTTATCCGAATGGAAGAATAGCAAAAACCAAAAACTTTGTTTTTTTTAGAATATATCCAAAATTAAAACCAGGATCAGAAATTTATGTACCTGCAAATACTAATAAAAGGCCTATTACTGCTTTTGAAATCATTGGTGCTACTTCTTCTTTGGTTACGACTCTGGTTCTTATTTGGAATATAACTAAAAATTAGTAATGTAAAGGGAATGAATATTCTACATCCATAAGGCACAATCCATGAGCGGGAACATTTCGAGAAGCGTTTTTTCTATCTCTTTTTTCTATAATGTTATAAAATTGAGAGAGTGGTATTTTTTTTAGTCCCACATCTAAAAGAGTTCCTACTATACATCTTACCATACCTCGCAAAAATCTATTTGCTTTTATATGAAAAAATGTTTTCTCACCTTCTCCTTGCTCCCATTTTACTTCGTAAATAATACATTCAAAATGTTCTACATTGGTATGTTCTTTGGAAAAGCATTTATAGTCATTCCATGTAAAAAAAAATTGCACTGCCTTGTTCATCAGATGTATATCTGGTATTGCTCTTATATAATAACTTGTGTTATTCAAAAAAGGATTTTTAGAATGATGTATACAATATTTATAGGTACGAGAAAGGGCATTGAATCTTGCATGAAACTTTGGTTCTACGGGTATTATTGCATTCACAGAAATGTCCTTAGGAAGAAGCATATTTATTTTATGCAGAAGATATTGTGGTTCTATTTTTAAGTCATCAATATCTATATGTGCTACTTGGCATAAAGCATTTACTCCGGCATCAGTTCGGCTACTTCCTATACATTCTATTTCTTTTCCGTATAATTTTTTTAATACTTCTTCTATAAGATTTTGAACTGTTTGTGTAGTATTGTATTGCTTTTGCCAACCGCTGTACTGTTTACCGAGATAAGATATTTTTAGAAAATACCGCATAGATAGAGAAGCAATAAAAGTGAATGATCAAAGTATTCATTGAGATGGGTTTACGTTTATACTGTCTTTTTGATAAGCAACAATAATATCTTTTACAAGGGGGTGTCGCAGAACGTCCCGTTCATCTAATTTTACAAATCCAATTTTTGTATTATCTTTCAGAATACGTAGTGCTTCTAATAATCCCGATTTTTGTTTATGTGGAAGGTCTATTTGTGAAGTATCTCCTGTAACAATAATTTTAGAGTTTATACCCATTCGTGTAAGGAACATTTTTATTTGCATTTGAGTGGTATTTTGGGCTTCGTCTAAAAGTATAAAAGCATTATTCAGTGTTCTTCCTCTCATATAGGCAAGAGGAGCTATTTCAATAATATTATTCTCTTGATAAAACTTTAATTTTTCTATGGGGAGCATATCTTGTAGAGCATCGTAAATTGGCTTGAGGTAAGGGTCTATTTTTTCTTTCATATCACCGGGTAAAAAACCTAAGTTTTCACCAGCTTCTACCGCAGGTCTGGTAATAATAATTTTTCGGACCTCGTTATTTTTTAAAGATTGGAGGGCAAGTGCTACAGAAATATATGTTTTACCACATCCCGCTGGACCAATAGCAAAAACCAAGTCATTTTTTTTACTTTTTTCTACTAGTTCTATTTGATGTGGAGTACGAGGAATTATTTTAGATCCTTTATTACCGTATAATAAAACAAATTCTTCTTTTTTTTCATGAAGGTCCCCTGGTTTTTTTATAATAGTATCTATATCTTGTTCTGTAACAATACCATAAGTATTATAATGCTGTATAAGTGCATTTATGATTTCATTTACTTTGGATATTTCCAAATACTCCCCTTTTATAAAAATTTCATTTCCTCTAGATATAATTTTAGTTTTTGGAAAAGATTCCACTAAGGTGCTTATATTTTTATTTTCCGCACCTAAAAAATGCACCAAAGAAATATTATCTTCTAATGTTATAACTTTTTCTAACAATTTTTTTGTTTTTTAAAGAAAAAATACTTTAAATACTAATACTGTAAATATATAAAATATTGATAAAAAGTAACTATTTAGCTACTCTTTTTCTTTGATAATCAAATACTGAGTATCTTAAAAATGAATATTTTTCCATAATAGTTACTATTTTTTTATTTTTTTTACCACAGAGGTACGAAAGGTATCAAAGGTCTTTCATTCTTATCATTCCTTTGTGGGTCATATATTTTTTTATTTTCTGTAACTATTGATATGTAAATATATAACAAAAAAGGACTCCATTGCTGGAGTCCCCTTTTATTTTCAAATACAAAATGTATACTCTTATATATTACCTCATCGTTATTTGAAGTGGCACAGTCGTATTCAAACTTGTGTTCCCTGTACTATTCACAAAATAGAAATATAAATCAATATCTCCATTTGCTGTGAAAGGTATATACTGAGCAGAATTAGAAGCTGCAAAAGATCCCGAAGCTACAGATTCAAAATCATCTGCTGAAGTATCAAATCCTCCACCTGTTTTTTGCACTGGAGCTAGTCCACCACGTTCAACAGCTATATAATAAATAGTTCCACTTGTAGAACTTTTAATGATAGCACCTACGTTTGTTCCCGTAGTATCCGCTTTTCCTGTGATATAGAGTTGATCCCCGTAGTCATAAGTAGCACCTACCGATACTATAGGAGTATTAGGAGTTGCTAAATCGCATGTGAGCCATGATGTATTTACTATACTAGTACTTCCATTAGGGAATAAAAAATTATTTCCCGCAAGGTCTTTTATACCTTTTACTGTAATAGTAAGTTGTCCATGAGTAGCAGAAGGTGCTTCGCTATCTTTAAATCTATATGCATAACTAATAGTCAGTTTATCTGAAGAGAGAGTAAAGGATTGGAAACCAAGTGTATCCAAATTTTGTCCTCTTACATCAATAGATGCACCCGAAATATCTACTGCCTCATTAAACGTAGCACTTATTACAGTAGATTGTCCTTTTCCTATACGTGTAGGAGAAGTGCCTGTTGCAAAAGTAGTGCGCATAATAGGTGCAGTATTATCCACTGCTATATCAAATGTTGTACTGTTCTGTGTTAAATTAGTTCCTGATATAGATGCTTGTGCCCCTGAAACTGCCAATTGCACTGGTCCTGTATAATCTGAAGGAGCTGTGTATAAAGCATAAAATTTATTTTTAGTGGTCTTATACTTTGTCACCGTACCTAATGTTCCTGTGGTAGAGATGGTGTTTGTTCCCGCTGCTACAATAGATAGAACCGCAGTAGGAGTATTTGTAATCTCATCAGCATCATAAGTAAGAAATATACTATCAACTCCAGCGCCTTTCAGAGGTACTGATTTTTTTCTGGTTATAGTAACAGCAGGTTTATAGTCATTTACATCCAAAAGACAGTAATTTAACCTTTGTGCGGGATAAAATACATCGCTTGCCTGTAATCCGGGTGCAACTAATTCATCAGCGGTTATCTTCGTACCATTTGAAAGAGTCAGATCTGTAAGAATAATTATTCCCACTTCTCCGTATGTATCCGCCAAGGTTTTTTGACCCGCTGTTGTTTTTGGGTCAACGCCTATTTTTGATAATATAGTAGAAAGAGGTATACTTACGGTTATCTTTTTAAACTTTTCTCCATCTGTGGAATTGCTAAAATCACTTGCTTGTTTTGTTATTCCTAGAGGAACCTTTGTAGTAACTTTTCCTTCTTTTTTGTTTACAAAACATTCTATACTTCCTAAAGTACTTTGATCCTCTGCTAAAAAAACAGCGTCAAATTCAAATACTTCTGTTCCTGTTACAGAATTGTAATAAAAAGCATCTCCTCCTCCACAAGCGTAAGTACCATTAAAATAGATTTCGTCTAACTGGGTGCCACGGAGTGATAAAAAAGTTCCTTTTTTTACTTGTTCTGATAATAGAGGATCTAAATCGGGGTCTGCACAAGAGAGTACTAATGCAAATCCTATTATTAAAAATAAGTTATATATTTTATTTTTCATGTTTCTATATATTTAAAATTTTATTTATTTAAATGTTCCTGATGGCCAGTTATCCCAAAAAACAGGTGTTTCTACTTCATTTGATTTTTGCTTTGCTGTATTATTATTGGTAACATAATCTTGAGGATAATACAGTGTGCGTAAAAACAAGTTTCCTACTCCTCTTACTGTAGAAATGGTTGGTTCCATATAGACCTGGAGAGTAGGTATTCTTCTGTATAAGTTGTATGCTTCTATACCGTTTCCAAAAAGAGCATAGTAATACTGTTCTGCTATGGTAAGTAATTTTCCATCTGCATTCGCAACATCATACTCTTTTGTTACTATCTCTATATAATCAATGGTAGATGGCTCTAAACCGGCAGTAAGCCCTTGTCCTTTGGAAACAGAAAAGTTTCTTACCTGTGTTATGGATTTATTAATTCCATCTAAGAGTGCTGCCTTAGCATTTGCTGCCTGTCCTAATTTTGCAAAAGCTTCTGCTTTTATAAAGTCAGTATAGAACGACATAAATATAGGGCTAATTCCTGCACCATTTGCTCCTTGTCCTCTCTGAGTTACTACTTGGTAGCTCGTATTAGAAACAGGATTGAGATCAGGTCTTCCCCCGTATGGATAAGGTCCTACACAAGTAATAGCTCTCGAATCAGGGTTTGTTCCCGAAGCGTCCGCATGGTCACGTCCATAAAATCCAGGGTCAAAGGTGCAAAATGCTGTACCAAATCCTTGTTCTATGTAGTGGTCTAAAGCTGCTTCTGCACATCCTACTGATTTTGGATCATCTTTTTTTGCTTGGGCTATACTTCCTACTTGTCGGTAGAAATAATACCTCCAACGAGGATCTTGTACTCCTTTACTGTAATACATTCTATACATAAATCCATTATTAATATACCCTCCTGCAGTTCCTGCATTGGGATCATAATAAGTATTATATACAGGATGTCTCGAATCAGGCACTGTGGATGTTCCCCACTTATAGGTAAAGTTTTCAGCTTCTGTGTCTATGAGATTAGCAGCCAGGAGTGGAGTAGCTTTTGCTATGGCACCCGCTGGGTCTGTTAATGCAAGATTCATATATACTTTGAGTTCTAAAGTATTTGCAAGTGCAGTCCAGTTTGCTCTACTTCCTGCATAAAAAATATCCTTTGCAGGTGCGATTACTGCTTCTGTTTTTGCTAACTCTTCTTTTGCCTCCGTTAGAAGTTTCAGTGCGTATGTATAAGCATCTTTTCCCGTAGAAGCAGGGGGATTAAATGTAGTAGGATCTAAGGCACCACTTTCTTCAGTAGGTATATCTCCAAAAACATCTACTAAGGTAAGATATACGTATGCAGACAAAATCTTTGCTATTGCTGCATGTGTGCTTCTTCCTAACTTCGTTTTCCCATCTTCAGAAATACTTTTTAGTAAAAGTTTTGCATTTATAAGTACATCTTGGTATCCATAATTCCACATATCGTTTTGATCCGCTGCAGGATATGATGTGTTATAGGTAAACCCTGCTATCATAGCCCTATGTCTTACTAATCTGGATGTAGTACCGCTCACTTCCTCAAAAAAATCTGCAAAGCTTGTTTGTACTGCATTCAAGATAAGATCAGGATCCGCTAAGGCTTCTGATATATTATTGGGGTCTGTCAAATTTTCTTCAAAAGTTTGGCATGAAAAAACGCTCATGATAACTATTATTCCAAAAACTACAATTTTATTTTTCATTATTTTTCTCTTAAGTTTAATTGTAAATTAAAAAGTAAGTTTTACGTTAAATCCATATCTGCGAGCAGAAGGACCTCCGATATAGTCAAATCCTGCACCGTTACGTGTTCCAAAAGCTGTTCGGTTAAAATCAGCAGCAGAATAGAGGGGAGCATTTATAGCACGGAACCAAAGGTTATTACCTGTTAATGCTATGCTTAGTCCTTTGAGTTTTATTTTTTCTAACACATTTTTAGGTAATGAGTAAGCAAGCGATATCTCACGGAAGTAGATGCGAGATGCGTCATATATTCCTACGTCGCTTATGCCATCCCCATGTCCTATAATAGTATTTCCAAAATATACTCCTGCAGTAGTAAGAGGGAGATTGTTGGGGGTATATCCTGTAACAACTCCTTCTGCATTTCTCACTTCTCTTACACCTGGTAAGATGAGAGGTAGGGAAGTATCGAACTCTTCCAAGTCCTTAGCAACTCCTCTCGCAATTGGAGTTGCCGCAGAATAAGAAAATACTTGTCCACCATGGGTATAATCCCATTGCATATTAAGAGATATTCCTTTCCAACTGAGAGTAGTGATGAAAGCACTTATCCAATCAGCATTCGGGTTGGCTATAATACCTATATCAGATGCTGCTGCATAGTTACCATCTTCTCCTATAATTCTTTGTCCGTCGGGAGATTTTCTTATATATTTTCCTTTTATGATATTCAATTGTTCACCTTCTATGGCAAAATTTCCCAAATCGGTATACCCATTTATAGGTATCTCTTTAGATCCTTCTGGTAAGTCAGTTACTTTAGATACATTCTTGGTCCAGTTTACTTTAATATTCCAGTCCCATCCATTGAGTGAACGAAGGGGGTTTATATCAAAACTGATTTCATAACCACTGTTATTCAAATTTCCTGCATTGATATAACTTTCTGTATATCCTGTAGACGGATCTAAAGGACGGAGGATTATTTGGTCTTTAGAAACTCTGTTATACCAGGTAAAGTCTAGTTTTAAAAGATTCTTAAGGAGTGTGATCTCTGTTCCTACTTCAAACTCTGTGAGTAATTCGGGCTTCAGATTCGGATTTGCTAATCTATTAGGGTATTTATTGGTAACATAGTTATAAGCATCTGCTCCAACAAATCTTTGAGAATTGAGCGATATGTATGGTCGGGTGTTATAAGGATCGGGATAGTTCGCAGAAGAACCGTAGGATACTCTGAGTTTCCAATAATCCAATACACTTGGTAGGAGATTAGGAAAAGCGGCAGTAGGTAGAAAAGATACACTCACACCTGGGTAAAGAAGAGATTGGTAGTCTTTTTCTACCGTAGAGCCCCAGTCATTTCTTACTGAGAGATCTAAGTACACAAAGTTTTTAAACCCTAAACTCACGTTTGAATATATACCTGCCCATGCTCGTGTTTCTAATCTATTAAGGTTATATCCTCTCCAATCCTTTGGAAGAGTAGAAGTGAAGTTTCTATGTTCCAACAGACCAAACACTACTTGTCCTAAACTTTCTAATCCTATTTGTTCGTATGTGTCTTGTCTGAAATTACCTCCAAGAACAGCACTGAGATCAAAATTTGATCCTAGT comes from the Chitinophagaceae bacterium genome and includes:
- a CDS encoding SusD/RagB family nutrient-binding outer membrane lipoprotein encodes the protein MKNKIVVFGIIVIMSVFSCQTFEENLTDPNNISEALADPDLILNAVQTSFADFFEEVSGTTSRLVRHRAMIAGFTYNTSYPAADQNDMWNYGYQDVLINAKLLLKSISEDGKTKLGRSTHAAIAKILSAYVYLTLVDVFGDIPTEESGALDPTTFNPPASTGKDAYTYALKLLTEAKEELAKTEAVIAPAKDIFYAGSRANWTALANTLELKVYMNLALTDPAGAIAKATPLLAANLIDTEAENFTYKWGTSTVPDSRHPVYNTYYDPNAGTAGGYINNGFMYRMYYSKGVQDPRWRYYFYRQVGSIAQAKKDDPKSVGCAEAALDHYIEQGFGTAFCTFDPGFYGRDHADASGTNPDSRAITCVGPYPYGGRPDLNPVSNTSYQVVTQRGQGANGAGISPIFMSFYTDFIKAEAFAKLGQAANAKAALLDGINKSITQVRNFSVSKGQGLTAGLEPSTIDYIEIVTKEYDVANADGKLLTIAEQYYYALFGNGIEAYNLYRRIPTLQVYMEPTISTVRGVGNLFLRTLYYPQDYVTNNNTAKQKSNEVETPVFWDNWPSGTFK
- the truA gene encoding tRNA pseudouridine(38-40) synthase TruA codes for the protein MRYFLKISYLGKQYSGWQKQYNTTQTVQNLIEEVLKKLYGKEIECIGSSRTDAGVNALCQVAHIDIDDLKIEPQYLLHKINMLLPKDISVNAIIPVEPKFHARFNALSRTYKYCIHHSKNPFLNNTSYYIRAIPDIHLMNKAVQFFFTWNDYKCFSKEHTNVEHFECIIYEVKWEQGEGEKTFFHIKANRFLRGMVRCIVGTLLDVGLKKIPLSQFYNIIEKRDRKNASRNVPAHGLCLMDVEYSFPLHY
- a CDS encoding SLBB domain-containing protein; this encodes MNIRHGMIIVGMVVLANNTLFGQINTENEQLEYIRRQAEQLGISEKELLEVYKKNGREDLIIKSKIEEQKQNRLKQNQKISTKKDDFDAERNKEPVSVDDILVEEDEEEESGSPKRFKLTKKEDKIFGYKLFKKRNLDFIPSDQTATPKNYILGGGDELIIEVYGAYQKTYRVEVSPDGNINVPVIGIVSVSGLSIDVMKKLLIEKLSKIHAGIKGSNPNTFIQVSLGNMRTIKVNVVGEVKNPGAYLLPSFSPVFHALYSAGGPSILGTLRHIQVYRLGKLITEVDVYTFLLHGDVSGNIRLEDNDVVLVRRIENRIEVKGQVRTPGYYEMKPQETVLDLLKYVGGFTDMAYKEEIKVVSTYRNEKEAKDVSKQNYGSFTFKDGDRVEISKILSAVSQKVQVAGAVFREGIYEYTKGMTLKQLVYKAGGVRKDAFMDRAIIYRTEKKLQYSTVSINLNTALDSLAEDFILQESDVLHLPSIYDIREEFYVQITGEVNKPGYFPYLENMTVADLIIASGGIKNSASKMYIEIARRTQDKREDPLTEIIRVNIPESFYFFEKDTINNIILSPFDYVFIRKNPSYEEQKTVNVMGEVVYPGEYALENNQIYLSDILKRCGLFTKYAYIEGASLKRRTEKYIKEEKIDADLKKYKQISDYLKNTIKESDASIQTNIKRLDIKIQEIFLQKQEKYIQEQDTTSQKTEKRKENEDQFTEEYENVDINLPNIIKKPKSKQDIILKEGDIILIPSQLETVKVRGEVLHPTSMRYDGTNRFRTYINRSGGFSFKAKKGSCYVIYPNGRIAKTKNFVFFRIYPKLKPGSEIYVPANTNKRPITAFEIIGATSSLVTTLVLIWNITKN
- a CDS encoding PhoH family protein, which encodes MLEKVITLEDNISLVHFLGAENKNISTLVESFPKTKIISRGNEIFIKGEYLEISKVNEIINALIQHYNTYGIVTEQDIDTIIKKPGDLHEKKEEFVLLYGNKGSKIIPRTPHQIELVEKSKKNDLVFAIGPAGCGKTYISVALALQSLKNNEVRKIIITRPAVEAGENLGFLPGDMKEKIDPYLKPIYDALQDMLPIEKLKFYQENNIIEIAPLAYMRGRTLNNAFILLDEAQNTTQMQIKMFLTRMGINSKIIVTGDTSQIDLPHKQKSGLLEALRILKDNTKIGFVKLDERDVLRHPLVKDIIVAYQKDSINVNPSQ